In the genome of Siniperca chuatsi isolate FFG_IHB_CAS linkage group LG17, ASM2008510v1, whole genome shotgun sequence, one region contains:
- the LOC122865009 gene encoding XK-related protein 8-like isoform X1, translating into MGVFKYSPVDFLFTCVGLVFLLLDIVLDIFAAVSFYQEKAYVCLFILVLFLVGSSVLVQAFSWLWYSYENFNRETKVEKCLSLSQLKLLHVLQLGIYFRHAGVVEISVCSFFSEHQTPEDFAVYLSHDLSMLRLIETFSESTPQLVLMLTIILQRGQLDPVTVLKAVGSASAIAFSVTTYHRSLRSFLPNKEKQQMSSSVVYFFWNLFVILSRLTALALFASVLPCYIFTHFFCSWMVLFFFVWRSKTEFMDSPSGEWLYRATVGLIWYFDWFNVGDGRTRYRTLLYHGYILADISFLCSLWCWKMSTEIQQCHAIFIAASVVAVYLLGLLLKMIYYMCYHPKLSKGELKGDSTEMFLTGQGPTRSQMFSGDVTVFAMSLSGDVVDNIPQSLLTNDDTDTDVTDRSLPSPPAPDIKRCNKRMRKLAENFYS; encoded by the exons ATGGGTGTGTTCAAGTACTCCCCGGTGGACTTCCTCTTCACTTGCGTGGGTCTGGTGTTCTTACTGCTTGACATAGTGCTGGATATATTTGCCGCTGTGTCTTTCTACCAGGAAAAGGCCTACGTGTGCCTCTTTATCCTGGTGCTGTTTCTTGTAGGCTCATCTGTGCTTGTGCAGGCCTTCAGCTGGCTGTGGTATAGCTACGAGAACTTCAACAGGGAGACAAAGGTTGAGAAATGCCTGAGCCTGAGCCAGCTCAAGCTTCTCCATGTACTGCAGCTGGGAATCTACTTCAG gCACGCAGGTGTTGTGGAGATCTCCGTATGCAGCTTCTTCTCAGAGCACCAAACCCCCGAGGACTTCGCAGTGTACCTGAGCCATGATCTCAGCATGCTGCGGCTCATAGAGACGTTTTCAGAGAGCACCCCTCAGCTCGTCCTCATGCTCACGATCATCCTGCAGCGGGGCCAGCTCGACCCTGTGACAG tgttGAAGGCCGTTGGGTCAGCCTCAGCCATCGCCTTTAGCGTGACCACGTACCACCGCTCCCTGCGCTCCTTCCTGCCCAACAAGGAGAAGCAGCAGATGAGCTCATCGGTGGTCTATTTTTTCTGGAACCTGTTTGTCATCTTGTCTCGCCTCACCGCCCTCGCCCTTTTCGCCTCCGTGCTGCCCTGCTACATCTTCACCCACTTCTTTTGCTCTTGGATGGTTTTATTCTTCTTCGTCTGGCGATCAAAGACTGAATTCATGGACAGCCCATCCGGAGAATGGCTTTACCGAGCCACTGTAGGCCTCATTTGGTATTTCGACTGGTTTAATGTGGGCGACGGGAGGACGAGGTACAGGACTCTGCTCTATCATGGGTACATACTGGCTGATATTTCCTTCctctgcagtttgtggtgctggaAGATGAGCACAGAAATTCAACAATGTCATGCTATATTCATTGCCGCCAGTGTTGTTGCAGTTTACCTCCTTGGTCTCTTATTGAAAATGATATATTATATGTGCTACCATCCAAAACTTTCCAAAGGGGAGTTGAAAGGGGACAGCACTGAAATGTTCCTAACTGGACAGGGACCAACTAGGAGTCAAATGTTTTCTGGAGATGTGACAGTCTTTGCTATGTCCTTATCCGGGGACGTTGTCGACAACATTCCTCAGTCCCTACTCACTAATGAcgacacagacacagatgttACAGATCGCAGCCTCCCCAGTCCGCCAGCACCCGACATCAAACGCTGCAATAAAAGAATGAGGAAGCTGGCCGAGAACTTCTACTCCTGA
- the LOC122865009 gene encoding XK-related protein 8-like isoform X2, translating into MPEPEPAQASPCTAAGNLLQVVHAGVVEISVCSFFSEHQTPEDFAVYLSHDLSMLRLIETFSESTPQLVLMLTIILQRGQLDPVTVLKAVGSASAIAFSVTTYHRSLRSFLPNKEKQQMSSSVVYFFWNLFVILSRLTALALFASVLPCYIFTHFFCSWMVLFFFVWRSKTEFMDSPSGEWLYRATVGLIWYFDWFNVGDGRTRYRTLLYHGYILADISFLCSLWCWKMSTEIQQCHAIFIAASVVAVYLLGLLLKMIYYMCYHPKLSKGELKGDSTEMFLTGQGPTRSQMFSGDVTVFAMSLSGDVVDNIPQSLLTNDDTDTDVTDRSLPSPPAPDIKRCNKRMRKLAENFYS; encoded by the exons ATGCCTGAGCCTGAGCCAGCTCAAGCTTCTCCATGTACTGCAGCTGGGAATCTACTTCAGGTTGT gCACGCAGGTGTTGTGGAGATCTCCGTATGCAGCTTCTTCTCAGAGCACCAAACCCCCGAGGACTTCGCAGTGTACCTGAGCCATGATCTCAGCATGCTGCGGCTCATAGAGACGTTTTCAGAGAGCACCCCTCAGCTCGTCCTCATGCTCACGATCATCCTGCAGCGGGGCCAGCTCGACCCTGTGACAG tgttGAAGGCCGTTGGGTCAGCCTCAGCCATCGCCTTTAGCGTGACCACGTACCACCGCTCCCTGCGCTCCTTCCTGCCCAACAAGGAGAAGCAGCAGATGAGCTCATCGGTGGTCTATTTTTTCTGGAACCTGTTTGTCATCTTGTCTCGCCTCACCGCCCTCGCCCTTTTCGCCTCCGTGCTGCCCTGCTACATCTTCACCCACTTCTTTTGCTCTTGGATGGTTTTATTCTTCTTCGTCTGGCGATCAAAGACTGAATTCATGGACAGCCCATCCGGAGAATGGCTTTACCGAGCCACTGTAGGCCTCATTTGGTATTTCGACTGGTTTAATGTGGGCGACGGGAGGACGAGGTACAGGACTCTGCTCTATCATGGGTACATACTGGCTGATATTTCCTTCctctgcagtttgtggtgctggaAGATGAGCACAGAAATTCAACAATGTCATGCTATATTCATTGCCGCCAGTGTTGTTGCAGTTTACCTCCTTGGTCTCTTATTGAAAATGATATATTATATGTGCTACCATCCAAAACTTTCCAAAGGGGAGTTGAAAGGGGACAGCACTGAAATGTTCCTAACTGGACAGGGACCAACTAGGAGTCAAATGTTTTCTGGAGATGTGACAGTCTTTGCTATGTCCTTATCCGGGGACGTTGTCGACAACATTCCTCAGTCCCTACTCACTAATGAcgacacagacacagatgttACAGATCGCAGCCTCCCCAGTCCGCCAGCACCCGACATCAAACGCTGCAATAAAAGAATGAGGAAGCTGGCCGAGAACTTCTACTCCTGA